The following proteins come from a genomic window of Rutidosis leptorrhynchoides isolate AG116_Rl617_1_P2 chromosome 10, CSIRO_AGI_Rlap_v1, whole genome shotgun sequence:
- the LOC139873447 gene encoding putative pentatricopeptide repeat-containing protein At1g74400 has protein sequence MQTSLVGYYSSVGNLADAHRVFDEMPTKNVVSWTVLISAYVDNQKPNVAIKLFRVMHMSNVDPDQVTLTVVLSACADLGALDVGKWIHKLIRTNKKLNKDLSLYNALLNMYTKCGDIETAKVLFDNIRDKDVTTWTSMITGYAIHGRAKEALALFKQMTDTKIVPNDVTFIGVLMACSHVCNVDDGKHYFKKMVHFYGIKPRMSHYGCMVDLLCRAGCLQEAKDFILEMPVKANAVLWRTLLGACSIRGEIDLAEEARGRLMEFEENLAGDDVIMGNIYASKGIWDKKEITRGRINERRVPGCSWIEVGSEINEFVAADCDHPFACMIYEVIENLMGNMRDYV, from the coding sequence ATGCAAACATCATTGGTGGGTTACTACTCTTCTGTGGGTAACCTTGCTGATGCACACCGAGTGTTCGATGAAATGCCTACAAAGAATGTGGTTTCGTGGACTGTGTTGATTTCAGCTTATGTTGATAACCAGAAACCAAACGTTGCTATTAAATTGTTTAGGGTGATGCATATGAGCAATGTGGACCCGGATCAAGTTACCCTTACGGTTGTGCTGTCTGCGTGTGCGGATCTTGGTGCGTTGGACGTCGGAAAGTGGATTCATAAGCTTATTCGAACAAACAAAAAATTGAATAAAGATTTGTCATTGTACAATGCATTGTTAAACATGTATACAAAATGTGGAGACATTGAAACAGCAAAGGTCCTGTTTGATAACATTAGGGATAAAGATGTCACAACTTGGACTTCAATGATTACTGGATACGCTATACATGGTCGAGCCAAAGAAGCACTTGCGCTTTTTAAACAAATGACGGATACCAAAATCGTCCCTAATGATGTTACATTTATCGGGGTGTTGATGGCGTGTAGTCATGTATGTAACGTGGACGATGGAAAACATTATTTCAAGAAAATGGTACATTTTTACGGGATAAAGCCTCGAATGTCCCATTATGGTTGCATGGTGGATCTTTTATGTCGAGCGGGGTGTTTACAAGAAGCTAAAGATTTCATTTTGGAAATGCCTGTGAAGGCTAACGCGGTTTTATGGAGAACGTTGCTTGGTGCTTGTAGTATTCGTGGTGAGATTGATCTTGCTGAAGAAGCTCGTGGGCGATTAATGGAGTTTGAGGAAAATTTAGCGGGCGATGATGTTATTATGGGGAATATTTATGCTTCGAAAGGAATATGGGATAAGAAAGAGATAACAAGAGGCCGGATTAATGAAAGGAGAGTTCCGGGTTGTAGTTGGATTGAGGTTGGAAGTGAGATTAATGAGTTTGTTGCTGCAGATTGTGATCACCCATTTGCTTGTATGATTTATGAGGTTATCGAGAACTTGATGGGGAATATGAGAGATTATGTCTGA
- the LOC139873512 gene encoding ribulose-phosphate 3-epimerase, chloroplastic-like has product MTTATSFSSSTLVQSQINGFGKALKPCVVQPTPVSYTRRATRTVVKASRVDKFSKSDIIVSPSILSANFAKLGEQVKAVELAGCDWIHVDVMDGRFVPNITIGPLVVDALRPVTDLPLDVHLMIVEPEQRVPDFIKAGADIVSVHCEQSSTIHLHRTVNQIKSLGAKAGVVLNPATPLSTIEYVLDVVDLVLIMSVNPGFGGQSFIESQVKKISDLRRMCVEKGVNPWIEVDGGVTPANAYKVIEAGANALVAGSAVFGAKDYAEAIKGIKASTRPVAVPA; this is encoded by the exons ATGACTACTGCTACCTCTTTTAGTTCATCAACCCTTGTTCAATCACAGATTAATGGGTTTGGCAAGGCTTTAAAACCTTGTGTAGTTCAACCTACTCCAGTTTCTTACACAAG GAGAGCAACTAGAACTGTTGTGAAGGCGTCTCGGGTTGATAAATTTTCTAAGAGTGATATCATTGTTTCTCCATCGATTCTGTCTGCAAACTTCGCGAAGTTGGGAGAGCAG GTCAAAGCTGTTGAGTTGGCAGGGTGTGATTGGATTCACGTTGATGTAATGGATGGTCGTTTTGTTCCCAATATTACGATCGGACCTCTTGTTGTGGATGCATTGAGGCCTGTCACAGACCTCCCATTGGACGTTCATCTG ATGATTGTAGAACCCGAGCAACGAGTGCCAGACTTTATAAAAGCTGGAGCAGACATAGTCAGTGTCCATTGTGAACAATCTTCCACTATCCATTTACACCGTACCGTCAATCAA ATCAAAAGTCTTGGAGCCAAAGCTGGAGTAGTGCTAAACCCTGCAACACCTTTATCCACAATTGAATATGTCCTAGATG TGGTCGATCTGGTGTTGATTATGTCTGTAAATCCCGGATTTGGTGGTCAAAGTTTCATTGAGAGCCAAGTAAAGAAGATTTCCGACTTGAGGAGAATGTGTGTGGAGAAG GGCGTGAACCCATGGATCGAAGTAGATGGTGGAGTTACTCCTGCTAATGCATACAAG GTTATCGAAGCTGGGGCAAATGCTTTGGTTGCTGGTTCTGCTGTTTTTGGAGCTAAAGATTATGCCGAAG CAATAAAGGGAATCAAAGCTAGCACAAGACCGGTTGCTGTTCCCGCATAG